In Xiphophorus maculatus strain JP 163 A chromosome 2, X_maculatus-5.0-male, whole genome shotgun sequence, one genomic interval encodes:
- the tmem170a gene encoding transmembrane protein 170A, with protein sequence MQNRYSDIGFAKQIFSWNLVPRTNGNDTSLSDFSEMWYGVFLWAAVSSIIFHLPAALISLATLRQHKIARFTPIAILLMGILGPVCGGVLTSAAIAGVYKAAGKTMMSFEAFVFGVGQSFCVVLISFLRILATL encoded by the exons atgcaaaataggTACAGTGACATAGGCTTTGCCAAGCAGATATTCAGCTGGAATTTAGTACCGAGGACAAATGGCAACGACACATCTCTCAGCGACTTCTCAG AGATGTGGTATGGTGTGTTCCTGTGGGCCGCCGTGTCCTCCATCATCTTCCACCTGCCTGCAGCCCTGATCTCCCTGGCCACTCTGCGGCAGCATAAGATCGCCCGGTTCACGCCCATCGCCATCCTCCTCATGGGCATTCTGGGACCAGTTTGTGGAGGGGTTCTCACCA GTGCAGCCATAGCTGGGGTGTACAAGGCAGCGGGGAAGACCATGATGTCCTTTGAAGCGTTTGTTTTTGGAGTAGGACAGTCATTCTGCGTCGTCCTCATCTCTTTCCTCAGGATCCTCGCCACCCTTTAG